From a single Artemia franciscana chromosome 9, ASM3288406v1, whole genome shotgun sequence genomic region:
- the LOC136031343 gene encoding protein asteroid homolog 1-like yields MGIRGFLSYIERDTGAFMVKHELASTPIIIDAQNFIGWLSQNPKLNKAFGGNYSLFFLECDKFAIRMQECSIRPIIIFDGRIDLETNKLEKIRAQRSERRVQSVINSSPGSNDCPNPIFLREIFAKCCRNYNFKIIQNDHKADNEIAALARDLDCPVLSSDSDFIIHGLKLITFNSMQMVPTEAKGRKSIACRILDIDKLLGMFHLNRCHLPLLLILLGDDYGGFQCFEKLCVIPRSRGNYMSFQKKLDAASRWLQRETFESAVRKIRSTVDEEKRDNITKLLGYYSTKIPVEACLLKNIVDKTDHLFLVRSKRDNVLPQWFVTASRQYWLPPWALRIALKHEFLFVPQVEKKEEPCSLLAALDILRGFAAVILSHDYPTISMTEKGGKCAEIIVQVREEEEIKDMIMHFYQEKGASVPNLKEIPDLPIKIRQEFLNKVLDLSRNELSVVDSLPRKIQLFVCAILYWRKRCKVSYDHIDALVSMLVIAGGKSLWPELKEHDCLIGRRRLEDLCNVSVSADKYDKRVVNSYSELQIVYLLTTYFNRLLQCPYEEPDAIRLYNGLFLHNVTISEEWIETLHSAKSVYDIIIDITKLIHDIN; encoded by the exons ATGGGTATAAGAGGCTTCCTGTCTTATATAGAACGAGACACAGGAGCATTTATGGTCAAACATGAACTGGCATCCACTCCAATAATAATAGATGCCCAAAATTTCATTGGCTGGTTGTCACAAAatccaaaactaaataaagcCTTTGGTGGaaattatagtttatttttcCTGGAATGTGACAAATTCGCTATAAGAATGCAAGAGTGTAGCATAAGACCCATCATTATTTTTGATGGTAGGATTGATCTCGAAACGAACAAGTTGGAGAAGATACGGGCACAACGTTCCGAGAGAAGAGTACAATCAGTTATAAACAGCAGCCCTGGGTCTAATGACTGTCCGAATCCCATATTTCTACGGGAGATATTTGCAAAATGCTGCAGGaactataattttaaaataattcaaaatgatCATAAGGCTGATAATGAAATTGCTGCATTAGCCAGGGATCTGGATTGCCCAGTACTTAGCAGTGATTCAGACTTTATTATTCATGGATTAAAGCTAATAACCTTTAATTCCATGCAAATGGTCCCGACTGAAGCGAAGGGACGGAAATCCATTGCCTGCAGGATTTTAGATATTGACAAGCTCCTGGGCATGTTCCATTTGAATCGTTGCCATCTGCCATTGCTGCTCATCCTGCTTGGAGATGATTATGGTGGATTTCAGTGCTTTGAGAAGCTCTGCGTGATCCCTCGGAGCCGTGGAAACTATATGAGCTTTCAAAAAAAGCTAGATGCTGCCAGCAGATGGTTGCAGAGGGAAACATTCGAGTCGGCAGTACGAAAA ATAAGATCTACCGTAGATGAAGAAAAAAGGGACAATATAACAAAGCTTCTTGGGTATTATTCGACGAAAATTCCAGTTGAAGCATGCCTCcttaaaaatattgttgataaaACTGACCATCTTTTCTTGGTTCGTTCAAAAAGGGACAATGTACTGCCCCAGTGGTTTGTGACTGCTAGTCGACAATACTGGCTCCCTCCTTGGGCTCTTAGAATTGCTCTCAAGCATGAGTTCTTGTTTGTGCCACAAGTTGAAAAGAAGGAAGAGCCATGTTCGTTATTGGCAGCGTTAGATATACTCAGGGGTTTCGCAGCAGTAATCTTGAGCCATGATTATCCTACTATATCCATGACGGAAAAGGGTGGTAAATGTGCAGAAATTATTGTCCAGGTAAGAGAGGAAGAAGAAATCAAAGATATGATAATGCACTTTTACCAGGAAAAGGGCGCAAGTGTTCctaatttaaaggaaattccCGACTTGCCAATAAAAATTCGACAGGAATTTTTAAATAAGGTTTTAGACTTGAGCAGAAATGAATTAAGCGTCGTCGATTCACTTCCCAGAAAAATTCAGCTTTTTGTTTGTGCAATATTATACTGGCGCAAACGCTGCAAAGTCAGTTATGACCATATTGATGCATTGGTTTCAATGCTAGTCATAGCTGGTGGTAAGTCGCTATGGCCTGAATTGAAGGAACATGATTGTCTTATTGGAAGGAGGCGACTTGAAGACCTATGTAATGTCAGTGTATCTGCTGATAAATATGATAAAAGAGTGGTAAACAGCTATTCAGAATTGCAAATCGTATATCTTCTGACAACATATTTCAACCGTTTGCTTCAATGTCCATATGAAGAGCCAGATGCGATACGGCTTTACAATGGACTGTTCTTGCACAACGTTACTATCAGCGAAGAGTGGATTGAAACTCTCCATAGTGCCAAATCTGTTTACGATATCATAATTGATATCACAAAACTGATTCACGATATCAATTGA
- the LOC136031344 gene encoding proline-rich protein PRCC-like — protein sequence MALVAYSDESDYEEEEEQNDVDSKISLVTNVVDKLSVNQAETKITETKSISDDEYGEEAIQVKKSAIFASVPLPSRLRDNFVEEESVIPVASQKEREVANVLEEEKRKIKEAKQKGKVKIVLPSLAQLSDEDLPVKKEKTTLKIKSGSGLLSMLPDPKQGGGKQLNRSLIPNSLLKPRAVISINKLGVKHDAKLDLEKKITTADSDEESGTSDFFSLHKEKETINAEPLPLEDIVGPSYAKKRPASPVLEQFQNPYTSGIDSYEEVTHTEEHPVSELSLSQPSQVCLDEKALMQLQGKRARFNESIQIRDISEASIRSDPNEWLKQVSVEKASIPGGYSASKKDGPDAASRRKHQMTYLVHQAKAREVELKNQWASNRQTKRQTQSKYGF from the exons ATGGCTTTAGTGGCCTACAGTGATGAAAGTGACTATGAAGAAGAAGAGGAGCAAAATGATGTGGACTCTAAAATTAGCTTAGTTACCAATGTAGTTGATAAGCTTTCAGTCAACCAAGCAGAGACAAAGATAACAGAAACCAAGAGCATATCTGATGATGAATATGGAGAAGAAGCGATACAAGTTAAAAAATCAGCAATATTCGCATCAGTGCCACTGCCTTCCAGACTTAGAGATAATTTTGTGGAAGAAGAAAGTGTGATTCCTGTTGCATCTCAGAAGGAAAGAGAAGTAGCAAATGTTCTTGaagaagaaaagaggaaaataaaagaagcaaagcaaaaaggaaaagtaaaaatcGTCCTGCCATCACTTGCCCAG ctttctgaTGAGGACTTGCCCGtgaagaaggaaaaaacaacattgaaaataaag AGTGGATCTGGACTTTTGTCGATGTTACCTGATCCTAAGCAAGGTGGAGGAAAGCAATTGAATCGTTCTTTGATTCCAAATTCACTTTTGAAGCCACGAGCTGTGATCAGTATAAACAAGCTGGGAGTAAAACATGAC GCCAAACTGGATTTAGAAAAGAAGATAACTACAGCGGACAGTGATGAAGAAAGTGGAACCTCAGACTTTTTCTCTTtacacaaagaaaaagaaactataaatGCTGAACCTTTACCGCTAGAAGACATAGTTGGTCCCAGCTACGCTAAGAAAAGGCCTGCTAGTCCAGTGCTAGAACAATTTCAAAACCCATATACAAGTGGGATTGACTCTTATGAGGAAGTAACACATACGGAGGAACATCCAGTCTCCGAACTTTCGTTAAGTCAGCCATCACAAGTATGCCTTGATGAAAAAGCT CTCATGCAGCTGCAGGGTAAAAGGGCAAGATTTAATGAATCAATCCAAATTCGAGATATATCTGAAGCATCTATACGGTCAGATCCAAACGAATGGTTAAAACAAGTATCTGTCGAAAAAGCTTCTATTCCTGGTGGATACAGTGCAAGCAAAAAGGATGGCCCAGATGCAGCTTCCAGAAGAAAGCATCAAATGACATATCTTGTTCATCAG GCAAAAGCTAGAGAAGTGGAGTTGAAAAATCAATGGGCAAGTAATCGGCAAACGAAGCGTCAAACTCAGTCCAAGTATGGCTTTTAA